One part of the Gammaproteobacteria bacterium genome encodes these proteins:
- a CDS encoding pitrilysin family protein, with protein sequence MKLPLKRWMYKPPARRACVLVCVLAAVLMSGCARMLPFAAPAAPAASEHGVSEFVLDNGMKVLVYEDHRAPVVVAQLWYRVGGADEYGGVTGISHFLEHMMFKGTRKYPRELFTKTVKRYGGRDNAFTGSDYTAYYQVFEKSRLPVSFDLESDRMTNLILKPEDVEKEREVVKEERRWRVDDRPEARVREQLYATAFNNAPYRNPVIGWMKDIEELSLEDLSGWYQRWYAPNNAVYVVVGDVDPAEVRRLARRYLEPLERRPLPPRKARSEPPQDGERRVSVAAQAVQPYIAMGYRAPRAGDTPVEWHPYALAVLAAVLGEGGTSRFARRLVRGDAIALHAGAGYSPYSRYDDLFTISAAPVAGVEMTMLENAIDREVDELRENLIDGEELVAIKARLIAHEVYRRDSISHQAYLLGSLETVGAGWRELFRYRKRIEAVTPEQVRTVAREYLTPARRSVAVLEPQGVEGQ encoded by the coding sequence ATGAAACTGCCACTGAAAAGATGGATGTACAAGCCGCCTGCGCGGCGGGCTTGCGTGCTGGTTTGCGTGCTGGCCGCCGTGCTGATGTCCGGTTGTGCCCGGATGTTGCCGTTTGCCGCGCCCGCTGCGCCCGCCGCGTCCGAACACGGCGTGTCCGAATTTGTGCTGGACAACGGCATGAAAGTGCTGGTGTACGAAGACCATCGCGCGCCGGTTGTTGTCGCGCAGTTGTGGTACCGCGTTGGCGGCGCCGATGAATACGGCGGGGTTACCGGCATCTCGCATTTTCTTGAGCACATGATGTTCAAGGGCACCCGCAAATATCCGCGCGAGTTGTTCACGAAGACGGTCAAGCGCTACGGCGGGCGCGACAACGCCTTCACCGGCTCCGATTACACCGCGTATTACCAGGTGTTTGAGAAAAGCAGGCTGCCGGTCAGTTTTGATCTGGAGTCCGACCGCATGACCAACCTGATTCTGAAGCCCGAAGATGTCGAGAAGGAGCGCGAGGTTGTCAAGGAGGAGCGGCGCTGGCGCGTGGACGACAGGCCCGAGGCGCGCGTGCGCGAACAACTCTATGCGACGGCGTTCAACAACGCGCCTTACCGCAACCCGGTTATCGGCTGGATGAAAGACATTGAGGAATTGTCGCTTGAAGACCTGAGCGGCTGGTACCAGCGCTGGTATGCGCCGAACAACGCCGTTTATGTCGTGGTCGGCGATGTGGACCCGGCGGAGGTTCGGCGTTTGGCGCGGCGTTATCTGGAGCCGCTTGAACGCCGCCCGCTGCCGCCACGCAAGGCGCGCAGCGAGCCGCCGCAAGACGGCGAACGGCGCGTCTCGGTGGCGGCGCAGGCGGTGCAGCCATACATCGCGATGGGTTACCGCGCGCCGCGCGCAGGCGACACCCCGGTTGAATGGCATCCGTACGCGCTGGCGGTGCTGGCGGCGGTGCTCGGCGAGGGCGGCACATCGCGCTTCGCCCGGCGCCTGGTGCGCGGCGACGCCATCGCGCTGCACGCCGGCGCCGGTTACAGTCCGTACAGCCGTTACGATGATTTGTTCACCATCAGCGCCGCGCCGGTCGCCGGTGTTGAAATGACGATGCTTGAAAACGCGATTGACCGCGAGGTGGATGAACTGCGCGAGAACCTGATTGACGGCGAGGAACTCGTCGCCATCAAGGCGCGCCTGATCGCGCACGAAGTGTACCGCCGCGACTCCATCAGCCACCAGGCGTATCTGCTCGGCAGTCTGGAGACCGTCGGCGCCGGCTGGCGCGAGTTGTTCCGTTACCGCAAGCGCATCGAGGCGGTTACGCCGGAGCAGGTGCGAACAGTCGCGCGGGAATACCTGACGCCCGCGCGCCGCTCTGTCGCGGTGCTTGAACCGCAGGGAGTTGAAGGCCAATGA